From Symphalangus syndactylus isolate Jambi chromosome 17, NHGRI_mSymSyn1-v2.1_pri, whole genome shotgun sequence, one genomic window encodes:
- the LOC129465880 gene encoding pregnancy-specific beta-1-glycoprotein 7-like isoform X2 encodes MQVAETMGPLSAPPCTQHITWKGLLLTASLLHFWNAPTTAQFTIEVQPLKVSEGKDVLLLVHNLPENLAGYFWYKGEMTDFQHYITSYVADRQIITSGPAYSGRVTLYSNASLLIQNVTREDAGSYTLEIIKRGDETRGVTGHFTVTLYLETPKPSISSSNLNPMEDMEVVILTCDPETPDASYLWWMNGQSLPVTHRLQLSRSNRTLFIFGVTKYIAGPYECEIRNPVSASRSDPVTLNLLPKLPRPYITINNLHPRENMDVLAFTCEPKSENYTYMWWLNGQSLPISPSVKRPIENRILILPSVTRNETGPYQCEIRDRYGGIRSNPVTVNVLYGPDLPRIYPSFTYYRSGENLYLSCFVDSNPPAQYSWTINGKFQLSGQKLSIRQITTKHSGLYACSVRNSATGKESSRSITVNVSAYSSSINYTSGNDN; translated from the exons ATGCAGGTAGCAGAGACCATGGGGCCCCTCTCAGCCCCTCCGTGCACACAGCACATCACCTGGAAGGGGCTCCTGCTCACAG CATCACTTTTACACTTCTGGAATGCACCCACCACTGCCCAATTCACGATTGAAGTCCAGCCACTCAAAGTTTCCGAAGGGAAGGATGTTCTTCTACTTGTGCACAATTTGCCGGAGAATCTTGCTGGCTACTTCTGGTACAAAGGGGAAATGACGGACTTCCAGCATTACATTACATCATATGTAGCAGACCGTCAAATAATTACATCTGGGCCTGCATACAGTGGACGAGTAACACTATATTCCAATGCATCCCTGCTGATCCAGAATGTCACCCGGGAGGACGCAGGATCCTACACCTTAGAAATCATAAAGCGAGGTGATGAGACTAGAGGAGTAACTGGACATTTCACCGTCACCTTATACC TGGAGACTCCCAAGCCCTCCATCTCCAGCAGCAACTTAAACCCCATGGAGGACATGGAGGTTGTGATCTTAACCTGTGATCCTGAGACTCCGGATGCAAGCTACCTGTGGTGGATGAATGGTCAGAGCCTCCCTGTGACTCACAGGTTGCAGCTGTCCAGAAGCAACAGGACCCTGTTTATATTTGGTGTCACAAAGTATATTGCAGGACCCTATGAATGTGAAATACGGAACCCAGTGAGTGCCAGCCGCAGTGACCCAGTCACTCTGAATCTCCTCC CAAAGCTGCCCAGGCCATACATCACCATCAACAACTTACACCCCAGGGAGAATATGGATGTCTTAGCCTTCACCTGCGAACCTAAGAGTGAGAACTACACCTACATGTGGTGGCTAAATGGTCAGAGCCTCCCAATCAGTCCCAGCGTAAAGCGACCCATTGAAAACAGGATCCTCATTCTACCCAGTGTCACGAGAAATGAAACAGGACCCTATCAATGTGAAATACGGGACCGATATGGTGGCATCCGCAGTAACCCAGTCACTGTGAATGTCCTCT ATGGTCCAGACCTCCCCAGAATTTACCCTTCATTCACCTATTACCGTTCAGGAGAAAACCTCTACTTGTCCTGCTTCGTGGACTCTAACCCACCGGCACAGTATTCTTGGACAATTAATGGGAAGTTTCAGCTATCAGGACAAAAGCTCTCTATCCGCCAAATTACTACAAAGCATAGCGGGCTCTATGCTTGCTCTGTTCGTAACTCAGCCACTGGCAAGGAAAGCTCCAGATCCATAACAGTCAACGTCTCTG CTTATAGCAGTTCAATAAACTATACTTCTGGGAATGAtaattga
- the LOC129465880 gene encoding pregnancy-specific beta-1-glycoprotein 7-like isoform X4, with amino-acid sequence MQVAETMGPLSAPPCTQHITWKGLLLTASLLHFWNAPTTAQFTIEVQPLKVSEGKDVLLLVHNLPENLAGYFWYKGEMTDFQHYITSYVADRQIITSGPAYSGRVTLYSNASLLIQNVTREDAGSYTLEIIKRGDETRGVTGHFTVTLYLETPKPSISSSNLNPMEDMEVVILTCDPETPDASYLWWMNGQSLPVTHRLQLSRSNRTLFIFGVTKYIAGPYECEIRNPVSASRSDPVTLNLLPKLPRPYITINNLHPRENMDVLAFTCEPKSENYTYMWWLNGQSLPISPSVKRPIENRILILPSVTRNETGPYQCEIRDRYGGIRSNPVTVNVLYGPDLPRIYPSFTYYRSGENLYLSCFVDSNPPAQYSWTINGKFQLSGQKLSIRQITTKHSGLYACSVRNSATGKESSRSITVNVSDWTLP; translated from the exons ATGCAGGTAGCAGAGACCATGGGGCCCCTCTCAGCCCCTCCGTGCACACAGCACATCACCTGGAAGGGGCTCCTGCTCACAG CATCACTTTTACACTTCTGGAATGCACCCACCACTGCCCAATTCACGATTGAAGTCCAGCCACTCAAAGTTTCCGAAGGGAAGGATGTTCTTCTACTTGTGCACAATTTGCCGGAGAATCTTGCTGGCTACTTCTGGTACAAAGGGGAAATGACGGACTTCCAGCATTACATTACATCATATGTAGCAGACCGTCAAATAATTACATCTGGGCCTGCATACAGTGGACGAGTAACACTATATTCCAATGCATCCCTGCTGATCCAGAATGTCACCCGGGAGGACGCAGGATCCTACACCTTAGAAATCATAAAGCGAGGTGATGAGACTAGAGGAGTAACTGGACATTTCACCGTCACCTTATACC TGGAGACTCCCAAGCCCTCCATCTCCAGCAGCAACTTAAACCCCATGGAGGACATGGAGGTTGTGATCTTAACCTGTGATCCTGAGACTCCGGATGCAAGCTACCTGTGGTGGATGAATGGTCAGAGCCTCCCTGTGACTCACAGGTTGCAGCTGTCCAGAAGCAACAGGACCCTGTTTATATTTGGTGTCACAAAGTATATTGCAGGACCCTATGAATGTGAAATACGGAACCCAGTGAGTGCCAGCCGCAGTGACCCAGTCACTCTGAATCTCCTCC CAAAGCTGCCCAGGCCATACATCACCATCAACAACTTACACCCCAGGGAGAATATGGATGTCTTAGCCTTCACCTGCGAACCTAAGAGTGAGAACTACACCTACATGTGGTGGCTAAATGGTCAGAGCCTCCCAATCAGTCCCAGCGTAAAGCGACCCATTGAAAACAGGATCCTCATTCTACCCAGTGTCACGAGAAATGAAACAGGACCCTATCAATGTGAAATACGGGACCGATATGGTGGCATCCGCAGTAACCCAGTCACTGTGAATGTCCTCT ATGGTCCAGACCTCCCCAGAATTTACCCTTCATTCACCTATTACCGTTCAGGAGAAAACCTCTACTTGTCCTGCTTCGTGGACTCTAACCCACCGGCACAGTATTCTTGGACAATTAATGGGAAGTTTCAGCTATCAGGACAAAAGCTCTCTATCCGCCAAATTACTACAAAGCATAGCGGGCTCTATGCTTGCTCTGTTCGTAACTCAGCCACTGGCAAGGAAAGCTCCAGATCCATAACAGTCAACGTCTCTG
- the LOC129465880 gene encoding pregnancy-specific beta-1-glycoprotein 7-like isoform X3, whose translation MQVAETMGPLSAPPCTQHITWKGLLLTASLLHFWNAPTTAQFTIEVQPLKVSEGKDVLLLVHNLPENLAGYFWYKGEMTDFQHYITSYVADRQIITSGPAYSGRVTLYSNASLLIQNVTREDAGSYTLEIIKRGDETRGVTGHFTVTLYLETPKPSISSSNLNPMEDMEVVILTCDPETPDASYLWWMNGQSLPVTHRLQLSRSNRTLFIFGVTKYIAGPYECEIRNPVSASRSDPVTLNLLPKLPRPYITINNLHPRENMDVLAFTCEPKSENYTYMWWLNGQSLPISPSVKRPIENRILILPSVTRNETGPYQCEIRDRYGGIRSNPVTVNVLYGPDLPRIYPSFTYYRSGENLYLSCFVDSNPPAQYSWTINGKFQLSGQKLSIRQITTKHSGLYACSVRNSATGKESSRSITVNVSDWTLP comes from the exons ATGCAGGTAGCAGAGACCATGGGGCCCCTCTCAGCCCCTCCGTGCACACAGCACATCACCTGGAAGGGGCTCCTGCTCACAG CATCACTTTTACACTTCTGGAATGCACCCACCACTGCCCAATTCACGATTGAAGTCCAGCCACTCAAAGTTTCCGAAGGGAAGGATGTTCTTCTACTTGTGCACAATTTGCCGGAGAATCTTGCTGGCTACTTCTGGTACAAAGGGGAAATGACGGACTTCCAGCATTACATTACATCATATGTAGCAGACCGTCAAATAATTACATCTGGGCCTGCATACAGTGGACGAGTAACACTATATTCCAATGCATCCCTGCTGATCCAGAATGTCACCCGGGAGGACGCAGGATCCTACACCTTAGAAATCATAAAGCGAGGTGATGAGACTAGAGGAGTAACTGGACATTTCACCGTCACCTTATACC TGGAGACTCCCAAGCCCTCCATCTCCAGCAGCAACTTAAACCCCATGGAGGACATGGAGGTTGTGATCTTAACCTGTGATCCTGAGACTCCGGATGCAAGCTACCTGTGGTGGATGAATGGTCAGAGCCTCCCTGTGACTCACAGGTTGCAGCTGTCCAGAAGCAACAGGACCCTGTTTATATTTGGTGTCACAAAGTATATTGCAGGACCCTATGAATGTGAAATACGGAACCCAGTGAGTGCCAGCCGCAGTGACCCAGTCACTCTGAATCTCCTCC CAAAGCTGCCCAGGCCATACATCACCATCAACAACTTACACCCCAGGGAGAATATGGATGTCTTAGCCTTCACCTGCGAACCTAAGAGTGAGAACTACACCTACATGTGGTGGCTAAATGGTCAGAGCCTCCCAATCAGTCCCAGCGTAAAGCGACCCATTGAAAACAGGATCCTCATTCTACCCAGTGTCACGAGAAATGAAACAGGACCCTATCAATGTGAAATACGGGACCGATATGGTGGCATCCGCAGTAACCCAGTCACTGTGAATGTCCTCT ATGGTCCAGACCTCCCCAGAATTTACCCTTCATTCACCTATTACCGTTCAGGAGAAAACCTCTACTTGTCCTGCTTCGTGGACTCTAACCCACCGGCACAGTATTCTTGGACAATTAATGGGAAGTTTCAGCTATCAGGACAAAAGCTCTCTATCCGCCAAATTACTACAAAGCATAGCGGGCTCTATGCTTGCTCTGTTCGTAACTCAGCCACTGGCAAGGAAAGCTCCAGATCCATAACAGTCAACGTCTCTG ACTGGACATTACCCTGA
- the LOC129465880 gene encoding pregnancy-specific beta-1-glycoprotein 7-like isoform X7 has translation MQVAETMGPLSAPPCTQHITWKGLLLTVETPKPSISSSNLNPMEDMEVVILTCDPETPDASYLWWMNGQSLPVTHRLQLSRSNRTLFIFGVTKYIAGPYECEIRNPVSASRSDPVTLNLLPKLPRPYITINNLHPRENMDVLAFTCEPKSENYTYMWWLNGQSLPISPSVKRPIENRILILPSVTRNETGPYQCEIRDRYGGIRSNPVTVNVLYGPDLPRIYPSFTYYRSGENLYLSCFVDSNPPAQYSWTINGKFQLSGQKLSIRQITTKHSGLYACSVRNSATGKESSRSITVNVSDWTLP, from the exons ATGCAGGTAGCAGAGACCATGGGGCCCCTCTCAGCCCCTCCGTGCACACAGCACATCACCTGGAAGGGGCTCCTGCTCACAG TGGAGACTCCCAAGCCCTCCATCTCCAGCAGCAACTTAAACCCCATGGAGGACATGGAGGTTGTGATCTTAACCTGTGATCCTGAGACTCCGGATGCAAGCTACCTGTGGTGGATGAATGGTCAGAGCCTCCCTGTGACTCACAGGTTGCAGCTGTCCAGAAGCAACAGGACCCTGTTTATATTTGGTGTCACAAAGTATATTGCAGGACCCTATGAATGTGAAATACGGAACCCAGTGAGTGCCAGCCGCAGTGACCCAGTCACTCTGAATCTCCTCC CAAAGCTGCCCAGGCCATACATCACCATCAACAACTTACACCCCAGGGAGAATATGGATGTCTTAGCCTTCACCTGCGAACCTAAGAGTGAGAACTACACCTACATGTGGTGGCTAAATGGTCAGAGCCTCCCAATCAGTCCCAGCGTAAAGCGACCCATTGAAAACAGGATCCTCATTCTACCCAGTGTCACGAGAAATGAAACAGGACCCTATCAATGTGAAATACGGGACCGATATGGTGGCATCCGCAGTAACCCAGTCACTGTGAATGTCCTCT ATGGTCCAGACCTCCCCAGAATTTACCCTTCATTCACCTATTACCGTTCAGGAGAAAACCTCTACTTGTCCTGCTTCGTGGACTCTAACCCACCGGCACAGTATTCTTGGACAATTAATGGGAAGTTTCAGCTATCAGGACAAAAGCTCTCTATCCGCCAAATTACTACAAAGCATAGCGGGCTCTATGCTTGCTCTGTTCGTAACTCAGCCACTGGCAAGGAAAGCTCCAGATCCATAACAGTCAACGTCTCTG ACTGGACATTACCCTGA
- the LOC129465880 gene encoding pregnancy-specific beta-1-glycoprotein 8-like isoform X1 yields MQVAETMGPLSAPPCTQHITWKGLLLTASLLHFWNAPTTAQFTIEVQPLKVSEGKDVLLLVHNLPENLAGYFWYKGEMTDFQHYITSYVADRQIITSGPAYSGRVTLYSNASLLIQNVTREDAGSYTLEIIKRGDETRGVTGHFTVTLYLETPKPSISSSNLNPMEDMEVVILTCDPETPDASYLWWMNGQSLPVTHRLQLSRSNRTLFIFGVTKYIAGPYECEIRNPVSASRSDPVTLNLLPKLPRPYITINNLHPRENMDVLAFTCEPKSENYTYMWWLNGQSLPISPSVKRPIENRILILPSVTRNETGPYQCEIRDRYGGIRSNPVTVNVLYGPDLPRIYPSFTYYRSGENLYLSCFVDSNPPAQYSWTINGKFQLSGQKLSIRQITTKHSGLYACSVRNSATGKESSRSITVNVSGKWIPACLAIGF; encoded by the exons ATGCAGGTAGCAGAGACCATGGGGCCCCTCTCAGCCCCTCCGTGCACACAGCACATCACCTGGAAGGGGCTCCTGCTCACAG CATCACTTTTACACTTCTGGAATGCACCCACCACTGCCCAATTCACGATTGAAGTCCAGCCACTCAAAGTTTCCGAAGGGAAGGATGTTCTTCTACTTGTGCACAATTTGCCGGAGAATCTTGCTGGCTACTTCTGGTACAAAGGGGAAATGACGGACTTCCAGCATTACATTACATCATATGTAGCAGACCGTCAAATAATTACATCTGGGCCTGCATACAGTGGACGAGTAACACTATATTCCAATGCATCCCTGCTGATCCAGAATGTCACCCGGGAGGACGCAGGATCCTACACCTTAGAAATCATAAAGCGAGGTGATGAGACTAGAGGAGTAACTGGACATTTCACCGTCACCTTATACC TGGAGACTCCCAAGCCCTCCATCTCCAGCAGCAACTTAAACCCCATGGAGGACATGGAGGTTGTGATCTTAACCTGTGATCCTGAGACTCCGGATGCAAGCTACCTGTGGTGGATGAATGGTCAGAGCCTCCCTGTGACTCACAGGTTGCAGCTGTCCAGAAGCAACAGGACCCTGTTTATATTTGGTGTCACAAAGTATATTGCAGGACCCTATGAATGTGAAATACGGAACCCAGTGAGTGCCAGCCGCAGTGACCCAGTCACTCTGAATCTCCTCC CAAAGCTGCCCAGGCCATACATCACCATCAACAACTTACACCCCAGGGAGAATATGGATGTCTTAGCCTTCACCTGCGAACCTAAGAGTGAGAACTACACCTACATGTGGTGGCTAAATGGTCAGAGCCTCCCAATCAGTCCCAGCGTAAAGCGACCCATTGAAAACAGGATCCTCATTCTACCCAGTGTCACGAGAAATGAAACAGGACCCTATCAATGTGAAATACGGGACCGATATGGTGGCATCCGCAGTAACCCAGTCACTGTGAATGTCCTCT ATGGTCCAGACCTCCCCAGAATTTACCCTTCATTCACCTATTACCGTTCAGGAGAAAACCTCTACTTGTCCTGCTTCGTGGACTCTAACCCACCGGCACAGTATTCTTGGACAATTAATGGGAAGTTTCAGCTATCAGGACAAAAGCTCTCTATCCGCCAAATTACTACAAAGCATAGCGGGCTCTATGCTTGCTCTGTTCGTAACTCAGCCACTGGCAAGGAAAGCTCCAGATCCATAACAGTCAACGTCTCTGGTAAGTGGATCCCAGCATGCTTGGCAATAGGGTTTTAG
- the LOC129465880 gene encoding pregnancy-specific beta-1-glycoprotein 2-like isoform X6, whose amino-acid sequence MQVAETMGPLSAPPCTQHITWKGLLLTASLLHFWNAPTTAQFTIEVQPLKVSEGKDVLLLVHNLPENLAGYFWYKGEMTDFQHYITSYVADRQIITSGPAYSGRVTLYSNASLLIQNVTREDAGSYTLEIIKRGDETRGVTGHFTVTLYLETPKPSISSSNLNPMEDMEVVILTCDPETPDASYLWWMNGQSLPVTHRLQLSRSNRTLFIFGVTKYIAGPYECEIRNPVSASRSDPVTLNLLHGPDLPRIYPSFTYYRSGENLYLSCFVDSNPPAQYSWTINGKFQLSGQKLSIRQITTKHSGLYACSVRNSATGKESSRSITVNVSDWTLP is encoded by the exons ATGCAGGTAGCAGAGACCATGGGGCCCCTCTCAGCCCCTCCGTGCACACAGCACATCACCTGGAAGGGGCTCCTGCTCACAG CATCACTTTTACACTTCTGGAATGCACCCACCACTGCCCAATTCACGATTGAAGTCCAGCCACTCAAAGTTTCCGAAGGGAAGGATGTTCTTCTACTTGTGCACAATTTGCCGGAGAATCTTGCTGGCTACTTCTGGTACAAAGGGGAAATGACGGACTTCCAGCATTACATTACATCATATGTAGCAGACCGTCAAATAATTACATCTGGGCCTGCATACAGTGGACGAGTAACACTATATTCCAATGCATCCCTGCTGATCCAGAATGTCACCCGGGAGGACGCAGGATCCTACACCTTAGAAATCATAAAGCGAGGTGATGAGACTAGAGGAGTAACTGGACATTTCACCGTCACCTTATACC TGGAGACTCCCAAGCCCTCCATCTCCAGCAGCAACTTAAACCCCATGGAGGACATGGAGGTTGTGATCTTAACCTGTGATCCTGAGACTCCGGATGCAAGCTACCTGTGGTGGATGAATGGTCAGAGCCTCCCTGTGACTCACAGGTTGCAGCTGTCCAGAAGCAACAGGACCCTGTTTATATTTGGTGTCACAAAGTATATTGCAGGACCCTATGAATGTGAAATACGGAACCCAGTGAGTGCCAGCCGCAGTGACCCAGTCACTCTGAATCTCCTCC ATGGTCCAGACCTCCCCAGAATTTACCCTTCATTCACCTATTACCGTTCAGGAGAAAACCTCTACTTGTCCTGCTTCGTGGACTCTAACCCACCGGCACAGTATTCTTGGACAATTAATGGGAAGTTTCAGCTATCAGGACAAAAGCTCTCTATCCGCCAAATTACTACAAAGCATAGCGGGCTCTATGCTTGCTCTGTTCGTAACTCAGCCACTGGCAAGGAAAGCTCCAGATCCATAACAGTCAACGTCTCTG ACTGGACATTACCCTGA
- the LOC129465881 gene encoding pregnancy-specific beta-1-glycoprotein 4-like — protein sequence MGTLSAPPFTQRITWKGLLLTASLLHFWNALTTAQVTIEAQPPKVSEGKDVLLLVHNLPQNLDGYFWYKGQMTDFHHYVASYVADSEIIIYGPAYSGRVTLYSSASLLIRNVTWEDAGSYTLHIIKRGDGTRGLTGHFTFTLYLETPKPYISGSNLNPREAMEAVRLTCDPETPDASYRWWMNGQSLPMTHRLQLSRSNRTLFIFSVTKDIAGPYECEVRNPVSASRSDPVTLNLLPKLPKPYITINNLNPRENVDVLTFTCEPESENYTYMWWLNGQSLPVSPRVKRPIENRILFLRRVTRNETGPYECEIRDRYGGIRSDPVTLNVLYGPDLPSIYPSFAHYRSGENLYLSCFADSNPLAEYSWTINRKFQLSGQKLSIPQITTKHSGLYVCSVRNSATGRRNSKSMRVKVSETVSPQVTYAGPNTWSQEILLL from the exons ATGGGGACCCTCTCAGCCCCTCCCTTCACACAGCGCATCACCTGGAAGGGGCTCCTGCTCACAG CATCACTTTTACACTTCTGGAATGCACTCACCACGGCCCAAGTCACGATTGAAGCCCAGCCACCCAAAGTTTCCGAGGGGAAGGATGTTCTTCTACTTGTCCACAATTTGCCCCAGAATCTTGATGGCTACTTCTGGTACAAAGGGCAAATGACGGACTTCCACCATTACGTTGCATCATATGTAGCAGAcagtgaaataattatatatgggCCGGCATACAGTGGACGAGTAACACTATATTCCAGTGCATCCCTGCTGATCCGGAATGTCACCTGGGAGGACGCAGGATCCTACACCTTACACATCATAAAGCGAGGTGATGGGACTAGAGGACTAACTGGACATTTCACCTTCACCTTGTACC TGGAGACTCCGAAGCCCTACATCTCCGGCAGCAACTTAAACCCCAGGGAGGCCATGGAGGCTGTGAGATTAACCTGTGATCCTGAGACTCCAGACGCAAGCTACCGGTGGTGGATGAATGGTCAGAGCCTCCCTATGACTCACAGGTTGCAGCTGTCCAGAAGTAACAGGACCCTCTTTATATTTAGTGTCACAAAGGATATTGCAGGACCCTATGAATGTGAAGTACGGAACCCAGTGAGTGCCAGCCGCAGTGACCCAGTCACCCTGAATCTCCTCC CGAAGCTGCCCAAGCCCTACATCACCATCAACAACTTAAACCCCAGGGAGAATGTGGATGTCTTAACCTTCACCTGCGAACCTGAGAGTGAGAACTACACCTACATGTGGTGGCTAAATGGTCAGAGCCTCCCGGTCAGTCCAAGGGTAAAGAGACCCATTGAAAACAGGATCCTCTTTCTACGCAGAGTCACGAGAAATGAAACAGGACCCTATGAATGTGAAATACGGGACCGATATGGTGGAATTCGCAGTGACCCAGTCACCCTGAATGTCCTCT ATGGTCCAGACCTCCCCAGCATTTACCCTTCATTCGCCCATTATCGTTCAGGAGAAAACCTCTACTTGTCCTGCTTCGCGGACTCTAACCCACTGGCAGAGTATTCTTGGACAATTAATAGGAAATTTCAGCTATCAGGACAAAAGCTCTCTATCCCACAAATTACTACAAAGCATAGCGGGCTCTATGTTTGCTCTGTTCGTAACTCAGCCACTGGCAGGAGAAACTCCAAATCCATGAGAGTCAAAGTCTCTG agacagtgtcccCTCAGGTTACCTATGCTGGTCCAAACACCTGGTCTCAAGAAATCCTTCTGCtgtga
- the LOC129465880 gene encoding pregnancy-specific beta-1-glycoprotein 5-like isoform X5, with the protein MQVAETMGPLSAPPCTQHITWKGLLLTASLLHFWNAPTTAQFTIEVQPLKVSEGKDVLLLVHNLPENLAGYFWYKGEMTDFQHYITSYVADRQIITSGPAYSGRVTLYSNASLLIQNVTREDAGSYTLEIIKRGDETRGVTGHFTVTLYPKLPRPYITINNLHPRENMDVLAFTCEPKSENYTYMWWLNGQSLPISPSVKRPIENRILILPSVTRNETGPYQCEIRDRYGGIRSNPVTVNVLYGPDLPRIYPSFTYYRSGENLYLSCFVDSNPPAQYSWTINGKFQLSGQKLSIRQITTKHSGLYACSVRNSATGKESSRSITVNVSDWTLP; encoded by the exons ATGCAGGTAGCAGAGACCATGGGGCCCCTCTCAGCCCCTCCGTGCACACAGCACATCACCTGGAAGGGGCTCCTGCTCACAG CATCACTTTTACACTTCTGGAATGCACCCACCACTGCCCAATTCACGATTGAAGTCCAGCCACTCAAAGTTTCCGAAGGGAAGGATGTTCTTCTACTTGTGCACAATTTGCCGGAGAATCTTGCTGGCTACTTCTGGTACAAAGGGGAAATGACGGACTTCCAGCATTACATTACATCATATGTAGCAGACCGTCAAATAATTACATCTGGGCCTGCATACAGTGGACGAGTAACACTATATTCCAATGCATCCCTGCTGATCCAGAATGTCACCCGGGAGGACGCAGGATCCTACACCTTAGAAATCATAAAGCGAGGTGATGAGACTAGAGGAGTAACTGGACATTTCACCGTCACCTTATACC CAAAGCTGCCCAGGCCATACATCACCATCAACAACTTACACCCCAGGGAGAATATGGATGTCTTAGCCTTCACCTGCGAACCTAAGAGTGAGAACTACACCTACATGTGGTGGCTAAATGGTCAGAGCCTCCCAATCAGTCCCAGCGTAAAGCGACCCATTGAAAACAGGATCCTCATTCTACCCAGTGTCACGAGAAATGAAACAGGACCCTATCAATGTGAAATACGGGACCGATATGGTGGCATCCGCAGTAACCCAGTCACTGTGAATGTCCTCT ATGGTCCAGACCTCCCCAGAATTTACCCTTCATTCACCTATTACCGTTCAGGAGAAAACCTCTACTTGTCCTGCTTCGTGGACTCTAACCCACCGGCACAGTATTCTTGGACAATTAATGGGAAGTTTCAGCTATCAGGACAAAAGCTCTCTATCCGCCAAATTACTACAAAGCATAGCGGGCTCTATGCTTGCTCTGTTCGTAACTCAGCCACTGGCAAGGAAAGCTCCAGATCCATAACAGTCAACGTCTCTG ACTGGACATTACCCTGA